A window of Bacteroidales bacterium genomic DNA:
TGGGAGTAATCACGAAGTTTTCACAATCGGGTGCTGCGATTGGCCCGAAACAGCTTAGTGAATAAGCTGTTGAACCGGTTGGGGTAGCAATCAGCAAGCCATCTGCCCAATAGGTGTTGAGAAATTTCCCGTCAACGAAAACATTGATTACTGCAAGTGAATGTGTGTTGGATTTTGTGATGGAGAACTCGTTCAGGGCAAAATTTAGTTGGCCAAATATGTTCCCATTGGTTTCCATGCTTAAAAGTGTCCGCTGATCAAGTGCATAGTCTCCGGAAATTACTTTATCAATTGCAGGAAGAATCTCATCTTTTGATATGCTCGATAAAAATCCCAATCTTCCCAGGTTTACACCGAGAATCGGAATCCCCGAATCCCTTACCAATGTAATGGTGTCGAGCAAAGTGCCATCACCACCAATCGAAAGCAGCATTTCAGCATCGTTCTTTAATTCTTCATGGGTGTTAAAAAGCGAAATGTTACTATTTAAAGCTACCTTAGATTCAATTTTATCATAAAATGGTTCGTAAATCAATAACCTGCAATTAAAAACTTTGAGCTTATCCAATAACTGCTGAAGATAAATTACCCCTTCCTGATCGATGGACTTCCCGAATAAAGCAACCTTTTTGATCATTTTGCCTGTATTAAACATGCAGCAAAGGTATCGGGATTTTTTAGAATGTAAACGAAAAAGATCACTCAAACAAAAATCCAACCGCTAACGCAATGCGATTGTAGTTGGTGTAGGTTCTGCGCTCAGTTCCGGATTCCCAGTAGTTTTCTGAATCGTAAGACAGCTTTTGAAACCGGTAGGATAAACTGATCAGCAAAGCGCTGTGCCGGGCAATTCCTGCTCTGATACCGGCGCCAGCGCTAAACATCAGCCCACCGTAGGTTTTAGTAACCTGGTTTCCCCAGTAATTGTTCCCCAGATTTTGTTCAAGGGTAAATGAATAACCTCCCTGAGCTATCAGGAAAGGTGAAAAACCTTCGTTGTCAAAAAAGTACCTGACATCGGCAAACATTGGTAATACTCCCCAATCATAGTATTCATAACCAACCCCAATTCCGGTGGTCAGTTCTGGCAGGAATTTATACCCATTGACCATGGTAAAAGATGAAATAACGTCGTTGTCATTTTCTCCCTGTCCGAATAATAGTCCTGCAGAACTGATATTGAAGTAGCCTATTGGCCTGGCTGTGAAATATTTTCCACCAGAATACACACCCATACTGTCAATCTCATGGTGATCATAGCGCCAAATACCGCATTCATTGGCAATTTTGACACCTTCAGCGCTGTCGTTATGCACAATTCGACCGGTTACAACAGAGCCGTTTTTAAGGTAAACAGCATCTCCTTTTAGCTTTTGGGCTGCCACATCCTGAAGCAGCAGCCCAACAGCAAGAACAATCATTGACCGTAAAACGAATTGTTGTTTAATCACGGAAAATCCTGTTTTAGTTTCCATCCGAAATAACCGGTATTGAACTCAATAATACGATTTCATTGTTGTTCGTATAGTCGTACTGATACAGACCGTCGGCGCCGATCATCATCAAAACGCCATTGAACGGAATCACATCGTAGGCTTTGATTTCGGGGAAATGGGCCAATTGATTCATGTGAATTTCCATCGGGTCGGTGGCGTCATAAACCTTCAATCCTGCATCACCATCGCACACAAAAAGTACACTGCCGTCTATGCCAAGCCCATGCGGATTAAACATAGGATAGGTTTTGACTAAAAATGGATTTTGAAGGGACGAAATATCAATCACATCCAGTTGGTTGGTAAAGCCAAAACATTGTGTACCTGAGCGCAAGGTTACATAAGCCAGATTACCCTGTACTACGACCGGATCACAAGAGTTGATGTGGTCAAACGCTGATACGAAAACCGGAGTAGCCGGGCTGGAAAGGCTGTAAACCAACATCCCCGTTGTTGTTCCCAAAAACAATTTGTCCTGATAAGGAAAGATGGTCTCAACAGCCCTTTCCAAAGAAACCTGATTGCCTGTGCTGATCCCGGGAATATTGGCGATATTGAACAGTTTCAGCGTGTTGTTCTGCACAACGTACATGTAATCGCTATAGATGGTAAAACGAGCCATTGAACCGGCAATTCCGGTTGAGGACATTCGATTGAAGGTTATTTCTGAGGATGCAAGGTTTGCAACACCCCACCCATCAAACGACACCCATTGTTTGTTATACGCATTGCCTTTTTCGATGGTTTCGGTGTGCTGTTTTACGTTCCATCCAACCACCACTCCTCGCTCAAAATCAAGATCAACGACGGGGAGTGAAATATCCATCGGAGGTAAAACATTGGGGAAAGCATTTTCGAGGCGATCTACCAGCACAGGAGCTGATGGATTAGTAATATCCAATGCAACCAGGTCGATGTAACTGTCGGCAAAAAGAATATTTTCGCGAATGGCCAGGTCTATATTGCCCGGAATCTCGATAAACGCAATTTTTTGTGGCGATGAGGGGTCAGTGTTATCAATGACATGAATTCCTTCGTTGATTTCATTGATGTAAAGCAGATTGTCCTTGAAATAGATCTTCCCGGGGTTGGATAGTTCCCGCGTTGCTGTAGTTTTCACTGAGCCTCTGAATTCATCAAAACTCATGTAAACAGGCTCATTGGCGGTGTAAGTAACCGTTTCATAAACTTTGTCGCGACAGCCGGTTGCGAAAAACATGGCTGAGAGCATCATTGCGAACATGGCCGTTGATAATTTACTCTTTTTCATAGCATGTAATTATTAATTTTAGTTGTTTAAATGATTGTTCAATTTTCAGGATTTTGCAGGCGAAACAATGAAGGACGCCATTTTTTAACCATTAGCGCCAGGTTGGTTCGCCTCCCACCACCTATTTCCATAAACCCTGAATGAAAAATGTATTTTTTATAATTTGTATCCAATTGTCAAATTTATTGTAAAAGTACTTACATTCACTTCTCCTTCTATACCGGTTTCTTCGATTTTCCAATCAGCAACGTTAGTGAAATCAACATAGTAATCAGCCCGAAATCCAAACTGAAGATTTGAATAGTCGTATTTCAATCCACCGCCAAGGATCATTCCAATCGCTAAGTAATTCAACTCATCAATATCTTTCAAGTCGTCGAAAATTTTGCTGCTGCTGACTAAATAATCAAGTCGGGGTCCAAAACTGATAAATGGAGAAACCGCCTCTTTAATCCGATATTTCAAATTAAATGTAGTGTTTATTGAAAAGTAATCTAAGGTCGGCTTTTCAGTCACTGTTTCACCTATTAAATCACCATTTATATTAGTGAGTTCTACTTCGCCTTTGCCACCTTTTCTGATCATACCGATGTTGCTCGATAAATTGTAGTATTGTTTATCCATGTAATCCAATCCGGTAAAAAAGGAATACCCTATTAATATTTCATTAAAAAATGAGTCATCATTAATTTCCTTTAGCTCCCAATCAAGTTTGGAAAAAGATGTGCCACCCTGAAATCTAATGGTTTGTCCGTTTGATAGCACTGCCATTGTTAATCCTATCAGAAGCAATCCTGTCTTTTTCATTTTTTCAAATATTAAAGTTTTCCGCGTCAATTATGATTAATAAAATTTTCATTGTCTTAAAGCTTAAACCTTAGTCCTGTCTGTACCGAAGGCCAGTATGGACTGGAGCTTCTGATGTTGAAAGGTTGTGTTTCATTCAGGAAGAAAATCTGGAACCCTGGCTGAAGATAAATGCTGATCAAATCACCGAGCTTATATTCCACGCCCAGCGATGTAAGCGACGAAAGCTGCATCCCGTCGGCTGTGTAGCTTGTGGACTGGCTATCGGTCAATTCACCGGAGTAGTAGTTGTTTGTTGAATACCACGTCTTAACCCCTTTCTCAAGCACCAAACCCTGTGAAGCATACAACCCAAACTTGCGACCGCTGATGATCGAAAACCTTACAGATAAAGGAACGCCTATGTAAAGGATTTCGCTGACATATTCTGTGTAGGCATTATTGACCGGATTGGTAGAAGCGGTCGTTTTTAAGCGGGTAAAAAGTAATCCGGTTTCAATCCCCCATTTTGCCGATAGCGCTTTGTTTACGGTAATTCCTATCGTTATGGGGTGTGTGTGTGTGGTGTTTTCCAGGTCTTCGAAACGCTTTGTTTCGGCAGCCAGTTCGTTTGAAAAGTAATCCTGGTTGAAATTTGCCGAATTTGATTCATAAGAAACTGACGGATCGCTTTCGGTATAGCCTGTTGTGGTACCATAGCCCAAACCCAGTTGCCAGCCTTTTCCCTTTGGTTTATCGGCAACGAAATCATCTTTTTGTAAAATCAGATCAAAATCTTTCAAAGCCTGTAGACTTTGCTCTGTTGCCCCAATTTCAGTGCTTTCTGCTTCTGCCTTGACATCCGCTGGCATCGGCTCCGCATCTTCTGAAGTTCCAGGCTCTGAAAGTGCAATTCGAATGTCCGACTCTTCCAGCAAATGATCTGATTCAACGATCAACTTTGAAGTACCGGTTATTTCGTTTTTCGGACTAGAGGAATGAACAACCACAGTGGGTTTTTCTGTAACGGATTTAAGTGAACTCGCTTCGGGGGTTGCATCAACATTTAGAGGATTATTTGCCTCAGGAACTACTGTTTCCAACTCCTTCAAAACCAAGGCGGGCTGGGTAATTTCAACAGTTGAATTGCGGTAAAACATCCATCCTGAAATACCAAACAGCAAAAGGAAAGCAGCGGCGGCGGCCAGCCTGGTGAAAAAGACAAGCCTTCTCCGGCGTTGCAGGCCTGCTTCTATCCGCGACCAGACAGCCGGAACAGGAGGGTAACTGAAATCGTTGAAAGATTCCTTTATCCCGTTCT
This region includes:
- a CDS encoding NAD kinase encodes the protein MIKKVALFGKSIDQEGVIYLQQLLDKLKVFNCRLLIYEPFYDKIESKVALNSNISLFNTHEELKNDAEMLLSIGGDGTLLDTITLVRDSGIPILGVNLGRLGFLSSISKDEILPAIDKVISGDYALDQRTLLSMETNGNIFGQLNFALNEFSITKSNTHSLAVINVFVDGKFLNTYWADGLLIATPTGSTAYSLSCFGPIAAPDCENFVITPIASHNLTVRPIIIPDKCTIRITIGGRNEQYLIGLDSRFGQIDHTAEMIIKRADFKINLIQLQNKDFFSTIREKLLWGKDQRNRFREE